The Micromonospora sp. Llam0 genome contains a region encoding:
- the upp gene encoding uracil phosphoribosyltransferase, which translates to MDVLVVDHPLAQSRLTAMRDARTDSAAFRAALHELTTMLVYEAARSFPVESFPVTTPVAPTDGARLANPPLLVPVLRAGLGMADSALALLPESSMGFVGLARDEETYQPRAYLESLPVDLAGIPVLVLDPMLATGGSLEHCCRLLADRGATEITVLCVLAAPAGIDRLDRSGLPLRLVTASIDERLNEKMFIVPGLGDAGDRQFGGMPRF; encoded by the coding sequence GTGGACGTACTCGTAGTTGATCACCCTCTCGCCCAGTCCCGGCTGACCGCGATGCGCGACGCCCGGACCGATTCGGCGGCGTTCCGCGCCGCGCTGCACGAACTCACCACCATGCTGGTGTACGAGGCGGCCCGATCCTTCCCGGTGGAGTCTTTTCCGGTGACCACCCCGGTGGCGCCGACCGACGGGGCCCGGCTGGCGAACCCGCCGCTGCTGGTGCCGGTGCTGCGCGCCGGGCTCGGCATGGCCGACTCGGCGTTGGCGCTGCTGCCTGAGTCGTCGATGGGCTTCGTCGGACTGGCCCGCGACGAGGAGACCTACCAGCCCCGGGCCTACCTGGAGTCGCTGCCGGTCGACCTGGCCGGCATCCCGGTGCTGGTGCTCGACCCGATGCTGGCCACCGGCGGTTCGCTGGAGCACTGCTGCCGGCTGCTCGCCGACCGGGGTGCCACCGAGATCACCGTACTGTGCGTGCTCGCCGCGCCGGCCGGCATCGACCGGTTGGACCGCTCCGGCCTGCCGTTGCGGCTGGTGACCGCGTCGATCGACGAACGGCTCAACGAGAAGATGTTCATCGTGCCGGGGCTCGGTGACGCCGGTGACCGCCAGTTCGGCGGGATGCCGCGCTTCTGA
- a CDS encoding glycosyltransferase — protein sequence MRAVHFTDTYLPRRDGVVTSLRTLAAASAAAGHPGLIVVPRHPDQPAEADVLRLRALPCGVADLRLSPWLLRGAAATGTIAEIAAHAPEVVHVHTPGPVGLLGVLTARRLGLPLVQTYHTDLHAYADAYRVPARALSAGVRLYARRLGVPRPAAAPAGHARDHRPMASGAVARRRAAMDATNTLLLGGADAVVVPTRAVLDRIHLPVPADRVHLVPTGVAARRTTADEVNAFRYGHGITPSDRVVLYVGRINREKGIDLLIAAFERVLAGCPAARLVLVGALYEPRWLAGLLRSIDPRVAARITLTGQQGPEVVAAAYGAAEVFAFASQTDTQALVLQEAGLAGVPVVLVDRALHAHGALAGAALRTDPQPGALAGGVLRLLLDPDPARRQAAMAAARCAEHTPARYAEAIREVYASAAGLASRFNDRGRTRS from the coding sequence GTGCGAGCAGTGCACTTCACCGACACGTACCTGCCCCGCCGCGACGGGGTGGTCACCTCGCTGCGGACTCTCGCGGCGGCGTCGGCCGCCGCCGGGCATCCCGGCCTGATCGTGGTGCCCCGGCATCCGGACCAGCCGGCCGAGGCGGACGTGCTGCGGCTACGCGCGCTGCCCTGCGGAGTCGCCGACCTGCGGTTGTCGCCGTGGCTGCTGCGCGGCGCCGCCGCCACCGGCACCATCGCCGAGATCGCCGCCCACGCCCCGGAGGTGGTGCACGTACACACCCCCGGGCCGGTCGGGCTGCTCGGCGTACTCACCGCCCGCCGGCTCGGTCTGCCGCTGGTCCAGACCTACCACACCGACCTGCACGCGTACGCCGACGCGTACCGGGTGCCGGCCCGCGCGCTCAGCGCCGGCGTCCGGCTGTACGCCCGCCGGCTCGGCGTGCCCCGCCCGGCGGCGGCACCGGCCGGCCACGCCCGCGACCACCGGCCGATGGCCAGCGGCGCGGTCGCCCGCCGCCGGGCCGCCATGGACGCCACCAACACCTTGCTGCTCGGCGGCGCCGACGCGGTGGTGGTGCCGACCCGGGCGGTGCTGGACCGGATCCATCTGCCGGTGCCCGCCGACCGGGTGCACCTGGTGCCGACCGGGGTCGCGGCCCGCCGCACCACCGCCGACGAGGTCAACGCCTTCCGGTACGGCCACGGCATCACGCCCAGCGACCGGGTGGTCCTCTATGTGGGTCGGATCAACCGGGAGAAGGGCATCGACCTGCTGATCGCCGCGTTCGAGCGGGTGCTGGCCGGCTGCCCGGCCGCCCGGCTGGTGCTGGTCGGTGCCCTGTACGAGCCGCGCTGGCTGGCCGGGCTGCTGCGCTCCATCGACCCTCGGGTGGCTGCCCGGATCACCCTCACCGGCCAGCAGGGCCCGGAGGTGGTGGCTGCGGCGTACGGGGCCGCCGAGGTGTTCGCGTTCGCCTCGCAGACCGACACCCAGGCGTTGGTCCTGCAGGAAGCCGGCCTGGCCGGGGTGCCGGTGGTACTGGTCGACCGGGCGTTGCACGCGCACGGCGCGCTCGCCGGTGCCGCGCTGCGCACCGATCCGCAGCCGGGTGCGCTGGCCGGCGGGGTGCTGCGGCTGCTGCTCGACCCGGACCCGGCCCGCCGGCAGGCCGCCATGGCGGCGGCCCGCTGCGCCGAACACACCCCGGCCCGCTACGCCGAGGCGATCCGTGAGGTGTATGCGTCGGCCGCCGGGCTGGCGAGTAGGTTCAACGACCGTGGACGTACTCGTAGTTGA
- the deoC gene encoding deoxyribose-phosphate aldolase, which yields MTGHAGRTAVSTPAPARHDLAEVGRSAATLRAFLHGLPGVDQIGAQQRAAMLGTRSVKTTAKARAIDLAIRMVDLTTLEGADTPGKVRALCAKARRPDPADPDCPSVAAVCVYPSMVPTAAEALTGSGVHLASVATAFPSGQAPLEVKLADTRAAVAAGADEIDMVINRGAFLAGRYEQVYAEIVAVKQACGDAHLKVILETGELATYDNVRRASWLAMLAGGDFIKTSTGKVPVAATLPVTLIMLEAVRDFHAATGRRIGVKPAGGIRTTKDAIKYLVLVNETAGDDWLTPDLFRFGASTLLNDLLMQRSKLHTGVYSGPDYVTLD from the coding sequence ATGACAGGACACGCGGGCAGGACAGCGGTGAGCACACCGGCACCCGCGCGCCACGATCTGGCCGAGGTGGGGCGGAGCGCGGCGACCCTGCGCGCCTTCCTGCACGGGCTGCCCGGCGTCGACCAGATCGGGGCGCAGCAGCGGGCCGCGATGCTCGGCACCCGGTCGGTCAAGACGACCGCCAAGGCGCGGGCGATCGACCTGGCGATCCGGATGGTCGACCTGACCACTCTCGAAGGTGCCGACACCCCCGGCAAGGTCCGCGCGTTGTGCGCCAAGGCCCGCCGCCCCGACCCGGCCGACCCGGACTGCCCGTCGGTTGCCGCCGTCTGCGTCTACCCGTCGATGGTGCCGACCGCCGCCGAGGCGCTCACCGGCTCCGGCGTGCACCTGGCCAGCGTGGCCACCGCCTTCCCGTCCGGGCAGGCGCCGCTGGAGGTGAAGCTGGCCGACACCCGGGCGGCGGTCGCCGCCGGCGCCGACGAGATCGACATGGTGATCAACCGGGGGGCGTTCCTCGCCGGCCGCTACGAGCAGGTGTACGCCGAGATCGTCGCGGTCAAGCAGGCCTGCGGCGACGCCCACCTCAAGGTCATCCTGGAGACCGGGGAGCTGGCCACCTACGACAACGTGCGCCGCGCCTCCTGGCTGGCGATGCTGGCCGGCGGTGACTTCATCAAGACATCCACCGGCAAGGTGCCGGTCGCGGCGACGCTGCCCGTCACGTTGATCATGCTGGAGGCGGTCCGGGACTTCCACGCCGCCACCGGGCGGCGGATCGGCGTCAAACCGGCCGGCGGCATCCGTACCACCAAGGACGCGATCAAGTACCTGGTGCTGGTCAACGAGACCGCCGGCGACGATTGGCTCACCCCCGACCTGTTCCGGTTCGGCGCCTCCACCCTGCTCAACGACCTGCTGATGCAGCGGTCGAAGCTGCACACCGGGGTCTACTCCGGTCCCGACTACGTCACCCTGGACTGA
- a CDS encoding aldehyde dehydrogenase family protein produces the protein MFDYAPAPESRSVVTIRDSYGLFIDGEFIDPADGSARKTVNPATEEVLAEVAEAGPGDVDRAVAAARAAYQRVWGPMPGRDRAKYLFRIARILAERSRELAVLESLDNGKPIRESRDVDLPLAAAHFFYYAGWADKLPYAGFGHDPRPLGVAGQVIPWNFPLLMLAWKIAPALAAGNTVVLKPAETTPLTALLFAEICQQADLPPGVVNIVTGAGATGQAVVGHPGVDKVAFTGSTEVGRQIARTVAGSGKKLTLELGGKAANIVFDDAPIDQAVEGIVDGIFFNQGHVCCAGSRLLVQESIAEPLLGSLKRRMARLRVGDPLDKNTDVGAINSAAQLDRIRTLAAAGTDEGAQVWSPPCDLPQQGFWFAPTLFTGVSQAHRIAREEIFGPVLSVLTFRTPDEAIAKANNTPYGLSAGIWSEKGSRILWAADRLRAGVVWANTFNKFDPTSPFGGYQESGYGREGGRHGLEAYLDV, from the coding sequence GTGTTCGACTACGCACCGGCACCCGAGTCCCGCTCGGTCGTCACCATCCGCGACTCGTACGGTCTGTTCATCGACGGCGAGTTCATCGACCCGGCCGACGGCAGCGCGAGGAAGACCGTCAACCCGGCCACCGAGGAGGTGCTCGCCGAGGTCGCCGAGGCCGGCCCCGGCGACGTGGACCGGGCGGTGGCCGCCGCGCGGGCCGCGTACCAGCGGGTCTGGGGTCCGATGCCCGGCCGCGACCGGGCCAAGTACCTGTTCCGGATCGCCCGGATCCTCGCCGAACGCAGCCGCGAGCTCGCCGTGCTCGAATCACTCGACAACGGAAAACCGATCCGCGAGTCCCGCGACGTCGACCTGCCGCTGGCCGCCGCGCACTTCTTCTACTACGCCGGCTGGGCCGACAAGCTGCCGTACGCCGGTTTCGGCCACGATCCGCGCCCGCTCGGCGTCGCCGGGCAGGTCATCCCGTGGAACTTCCCGCTGCTGATGCTGGCCTGGAAGATCGCCCCGGCGCTGGCGGCCGGCAACACGGTGGTACTCAAACCGGCCGAGACGACCCCGCTGACCGCGCTGCTGTTCGCCGAGATCTGCCAGCAGGCCGACCTGCCGCCCGGCGTGGTCAACATCGTCACCGGGGCCGGCGCCACCGGGCAGGCCGTCGTCGGCCACCCGGGCGTCGACAAGGTCGCCTTCACCGGCTCCACCGAGGTCGGCCGGCAGATCGCCCGTACGGTCGCCGGCAGCGGCAAGAAACTCACTCTGGAGCTGGGTGGCAAGGCCGCCAACATCGTCTTCGACGACGCCCCGATCGACCAGGCCGTCGAAGGCATCGTCGACGGCATCTTCTTCAACCAGGGCCACGTCTGCTGCGCCGGGTCCCGGCTGCTGGTCCAGGAGTCGATCGCCGAACCGCTGCTGGGGTCGTTGAAGCGGCGGATGGCCCGGCTGCGCGTCGGTGACCCGCTGGACAAGAACACCGACGTCGGGGCGATCAACTCGGCCGCCCAACTGGACCGGATCCGTACCCTGGCCGCCGCCGGCACGGATGAGGGCGCACAGGTCTGGTCGCCGCCGTGCGACCTGCCGCAGCAGGGCTTCTGGTTCGCGCCGACCCTGTTCACCGGGGTCAGCCAGGCGCACCGGATCGCCCGCGAGGAGATCTTCGGCCCGGTGCTGTCCGTGCTGACCTTCCGCACCCCGGACGAGGCCATCGCCAAGGCCAACAACACGCCGTACGGGCTGTCCGCCGGCATCTGGTCGGAGAAGGGTTCCCGAATCCTGTGGGCCGCCGACCGGCTGCGCGCCGGGGTGGTGTGGGCGAACACGTTCAACAAGTTCGACCCGACGTCGCCGTTCGGCGGCTACCAGGAGTCGGGCTACGGCCGTGAGGGCGGCCGGCACGGGCTGGAGGCGTACCTCGATGTCTGA
- a CDS encoding aldehyde dehydrogenase family protein — MSDSGGVSTRVAVRKTYKLFIGGKFPRSESGRTYQVQDSNVALASRKDLRDAVVAARSAVKGWSGATAYNRGQILYRVAEMLEGRREQFVALGEPAGEVDAAIDRWVWYAGWSDKLPQVYGGVNPVAGPYFNLSTPEPTGVVGVVAPAEPSLLGLVSVVAPVIVSGNTAVVLASPTRPLAAVTLAEVLATSDLPGGVVNVLTGALAETAPWLASHLDVDALDLTGVADPQLAVELEQAAAGNLKRVLRPAVGSVDWSADPGTRRMTTFLETKTVWHPKGS, encoded by the coding sequence ATGTCTGACAGTGGCGGCGTCTCCACCCGGGTGGCGGTGCGCAAGACGTACAAGCTGTTCATCGGCGGGAAGTTCCCGCGCAGCGAGTCGGGACGGACGTACCAGGTGCAGGACTCCAACGTGGCGCTCGCCTCCCGCAAGGACCTCCGCGACGCCGTCGTCGCCGCCCGGTCGGCGGTGAAAGGCTGGTCGGGCGCGACCGCGTACAACCGGGGTCAGATCCTCTACCGGGTCGCCGAGATGCTGGAAGGCCGGCGCGAGCAGTTCGTCGCGCTCGGCGAGCCGGCCGGCGAGGTCGACGCGGCGATCGACCGCTGGGTCTGGTACGCCGGCTGGTCCGACAAGCTCCCCCAGGTGTACGGCGGCGTCAACCCGGTCGCCGGCCCGTACTTCAACCTGTCGACGCCGGAGCCGACCGGAGTGGTCGGGGTCGTCGCGCCGGCCGAGCCGTCGCTGCTCGGCCTGGTCAGCGTCGTCGCCCCGGTGATCGTCAGCGGCAACACGGCGGTGGTGCTGGCGTCGCCGACCCGCCCGTTGGCGGCGGTCACCCTGGCCGAGGTGCTGGCCACCAGCGATCTGCCCGGCGGGGTGGTCAACGTGCTGACCGGTGCGCTCGCCGAGACCGCGCCGTGGCTGGCGTCGCATCTGGACGTCGACGCGCTGGACCTGACCGGGGTAGCCGACCCGCAGTTGGCGGTCGAGTTGGAGCAGGCCGCCGCCGGCAACCTCAAACGGGTGCTGCGCCCGGCCGTCGGGTCGGTCGACTGGTCCGCCGATCCGGGCACCCGGCGGATGACCACCTTCCTGGAGACCAAGACCGTCTGGCACCCGAAGGGCAGCTGA
- a CDS encoding peptide ligase PGM1-related protein, with the protein MNTWDEGGSQGAQRRLASLLDRDPDVEDLTVVGVPSITLRPEELEKIPGAVHFEQRLLYLVQVLRARRARLVYVSSQAIEPAVVDYVIGILPSLDASEAYRRLTLLDCADSSPVPLADKILQRPALVAGIRQAIADPADAYLVTYTSTTVEQELASRLGIPLFACDPRLSQLGLKSGARKLMRCAGVPIPDGFEDLRSETDVVDALVALRSAHPALCGAVVKLNDSFAGAGNALFSYRGAPSAGLRTWVRANLLSRLRIPPTETWTSFREKLGASGGVVEVYVDAAGTRSPSVQLELRPDGVVRTISTHDQILAGPTGQTFVGCTFPANGMYRRQIGELAQRTGRELAAIGVVGPVSIDFIVDADNPDTASFALECNLRMGGANAPFMFMHGLVQGRYDHATGSYLTRDGEERCYRAADRLHLPRLSGLSPQQAIDAVTKAGLRFDHQRCTGVLLYALGTVREFSKLGVLAIGSTPQEAEQLFDRTVSVLTAI; encoded by the coding sequence ATGAACACGTGGGACGAGGGCGGATCACAAGGCGCCCAGCGTCGACTGGCATCCCTGCTTGACCGCGATCCGGACGTTGAGGACCTGACCGTTGTCGGGGTCCCCAGCATCACCCTGCGGCCCGAGGAGCTTGAAAAGATCCCCGGGGCGGTGCACTTCGAACAACGCCTGCTGTACCTGGTGCAAGTCCTGCGCGCGCGGCGGGCTCGGCTGGTGTACGTCAGCAGTCAGGCGATCGAGCCGGCAGTCGTCGACTACGTAATAGGCATCCTGCCGTCGCTGGATGCGTCCGAGGCGTACCGGCGGCTGACGCTGCTTGACTGCGCGGACAGCTCGCCGGTGCCACTGGCGGACAAGATCCTGCAACGCCCGGCACTGGTGGCCGGCATCAGGCAGGCCATCGCCGACCCGGCGGACGCCTATCTCGTTACTTACACGAGTACCACCGTAGAACAGGAGCTTGCGTCGCGTCTGGGGATCCCCTTGTTCGCCTGTGACCCCCGGCTGAGTCAGCTCGGGTTGAAAAGCGGCGCCCGGAAGTTGATGCGCTGTGCCGGGGTGCCGATCCCGGACGGCTTCGAGGACCTCCGCAGCGAGACCGACGTCGTCGATGCCCTCGTAGCACTCAGGTCGGCGCATCCGGCTCTGTGCGGTGCCGTGGTCAAGCTCAATGACAGCTTCGCCGGTGCCGGTAACGCGTTGTTTTCCTATCGCGGGGCGCCGTCTGCCGGCCTTCGGACCTGGGTGCGGGCCAACCTCTTGTCGAGGTTGCGGATCCCTCCCACCGAGACTTGGACGAGCTTCAGAGAGAAGCTTGGCGCATCCGGGGGAGTCGTCGAGGTGTACGTCGACGCTGCCGGGACCCGCTCCCCGTCCGTCCAGCTCGAGCTGCGACCGGACGGCGTCGTGCGGACCATCTCCACGCATGACCAGATCCTCGCCGGGCCGACTGGACAGACCTTCGTCGGATGTACGTTCCCAGCGAACGGCATGTACCGGCGGCAAATCGGGGAACTTGCCCAGCGGACCGGGCGCGAACTCGCTGCGATCGGTGTCGTCGGGCCGGTCAGCATCGACTTCATCGTCGACGCGGACAATCCGGACACCGCCTCCTTCGCACTGGAATGCAACCTGCGCATGGGTGGCGCGAACGCGCCCTTCATGTTCATGCACGGGCTGGTGCAGGGGCGCTACGATCATGCCACCGGCAGCTACCTGACGCGCGACGGCGAGGAGCGCTGCTATCGGGCGGCGGACCGCCTGCACCTGCCGAGACTCTCCGGTCTGTCCCCGCAGCAGGCGATCGATGCGGTCACCAAGGCTGGGTTGCGCTTCGACCACCAGCGATGCACCGGCGTTCTGCTCTACGCCCTCGGTACCGTCCGGGAGTTCTCCAAGCTGGGTGTGCTTGCGATCGGCAGCACTCCCCAGGAGGCCGAACAGCTTTTCGACCGTACGGTCAGCGTCCTGACCGCGATCTGA
- a CDS encoding DMT family transporter, which yields MGISRKAAVASMGQWGSGATWLPDFLVLSLIWGSSFALIKVAVDAGVPPVWVALARCFFGMLALVGICVVRRVKLPSAPRTWGHAVIVAVLLNMLPFTFLAYGETQVSSIIAGILNATVPLMTLLFIPLFVPHERLTRRRLMGLLLGFGGVLVVLGIWGGLGSATLVGSMACLASTFFIGAGFAYTRRFFTTGRESATALCAAQLTCATAGLSVVAPAIDGVPVWPGWGPAVSLIALGAAGTGIAYVLNLRVISTVGPTMASTVTYVIPLWSIGIGIVLLSEPLSWNAIVGTALVLAGVQLTRPPRRTESTTPRPDPTASAPSGVTGAEAVASHPGPDTERIT from the coding sequence ATGGGAATTTCGCGAAAAGCTGCTGTGGCGTCGATGGGGCAGTGGGGTAGCGGTGCCACCTGGCTTCCTGATTTTTTGGTACTGTCCCTCATCTGGGGGTCGAGCTTTGCTCTTATCAAGGTGGCTGTGGACGCCGGGGTGCCTCCCGTCTGGGTGGCGTTGGCCCGCTGCTTCTTTGGGATGCTAGCGCTGGTCGGTATCTGCGTCGTCCGGCGTGTGAAGCTCCCGTCGGCTCCGCGTACCTGGGGCCACGCCGTCATCGTGGCGGTGCTGCTCAACATGCTGCCATTCACCTTCCTGGCCTACGGCGAGACTCAGGTGAGCTCGATTATCGCCGGAATATTGAACGCTACCGTCCCGTTGATGACACTGCTGTTCATCCCGCTGTTTGTGCCGCACGAGCGGCTGACCCGACGTCGTCTCATGGGCCTGCTCCTCGGATTCGGTGGCGTGCTGGTCGTGCTCGGGATTTGGGGTGGACTTGGCAGCGCAACTCTGGTCGGGAGCATGGCCTGCCTGGCATCGACGTTCTTCATCGGAGCTGGCTTCGCCTACACGCGGCGCTTCTTCACTACCGGCCGCGAGTCGGCCACGGCGTTGTGCGCTGCCCAGCTCACCTGCGCCACGGCGGGATTGTCAGTCGTCGCCCCGGCGATCGACGGAGTACCTGTTTGGCCCGGTTGGGGACCGGCGGTGAGCCTGATCGCTCTCGGCGCGGCCGGCACCGGGATCGCGTACGTGCTGAATCTTCGAGTGATCTCCACGGTCGGGCCGACCATGGCCTCCACCGTCACCTATGTCATCCCGCTGTGGTCGATCGGCATCGGCATCGTCCTGTTGTCTGAGCCGCTGAGCTGGAACGCCATAGTGGGGACGGCACTCGTGCTGGCTGGCGTGCAGCTGACCCGGCCACCCCGCCGTACCGAATCGACAACGCCTCGGCCTGACCCCACAGCGTCGGCGCCCAGCGGCGTCACCGGGGCCGAGGCCGTCGCCTCCCATCCCGGCCCAGACACGGAGAGGATCACGTGA
- a CDS encoding GNAT family N-acyltransferase, with product MNWRFDPVQKIRSNEAAIYLASSLSDLHEVDRLWREVYGRELGWLHADKGTLYGDRYHPHSVYLLATVGGSVVGTMRLVRDAQQGLPVEQFVPIDKIRAEPGRRLVECQRLMILEAYRNQRLSRMPFGILAALVKGCLHWCIQNDVSHVVADLFTGTQTTPLSPLLALGFTETGLEFIDTQLNEPDRSIALLLHIGELFSRSFRSDSAFYRYLMAPDDAIDVYT from the coding sequence ATGAATTGGCGCTTTGATCCTGTCCAGAAGATCAGATCCAACGAGGCTGCCATCTACCTGGCCAGCTCCCTGTCCGACTTACATGAGGTCGATCGACTGTGGCGCGAAGTGTACGGGCGCGAACTCGGCTGGCTTCATGCAGACAAAGGCACGCTTTATGGTGATCGGTACCATCCGCATTCGGTCTATCTGCTCGCAACAGTTGGCGGCAGCGTCGTCGGGACGATGCGCCTGGTCCGCGATGCACAACAAGGTCTTCCCGTGGAACAGTTCGTCCCGATCGACAAGATCCGCGCAGAGCCAGGCCGCCGCCTAGTCGAATGTCAGCGACTGATGATCCTTGAGGCGTACCGCAACCAGAGGCTGTCCAGGATGCCCTTCGGGATCCTTGCCGCACTCGTCAAGGGCTGTCTGCACTGGTGCATCCAGAACGACGTCAGTCATGTGGTCGCCGACCTCTTCACTGGGACACAGACCACTCCCCTGTCACCACTACTGGCGCTCGGGTTCACTGAGACCGGCCTCGAGTTCATCGACACCCAGTTGAACGAGCCCGATCGCAGCATCGCACTGCTACTCCACATCGGCGAACTCTTCTCCAGGTCGTTCCGTAGCGACAGCGCCTTCTACAGATACCTCATGGCACCCGACGACGCCATCGACGTATACACCTGA
- a CDS encoding tryptophan 7-halogenase has product MIGGGPGGAMAGTLLADAGKQVILLEAAKFPRYHIGESLLSGTADLLQRIGVLNRLEDEGYIKKHGVQWIWGESREPWTVYFKDALAMPYDYGYQVERDAFDKMLLDNAREHGVDVREQHRVTDFALDDAGALVTYRDAAGATATVRARWIVDASGQGGTVTKRLHQQQWDPYLKNLAVWSYWRGAERPPGLDAGNTFLPAFDDGWWWFIPLRDDITSVGAVVDSEVLHRHREAGMTAYYADCLARTPELAERLRDAEMVDEVRVARDWSYSYDRFAGEGYIAVGDAACFIDPLFSTGVHLAMLSGFLAAATVNTVLDKRELDRSRVLDFYETAYRKEFARLRAQVYFLYGGHGADKDSYFWHARSQFDVPGIAPEKAFISLIAGAFQHRSWYSRYLRHLDVPNELRSTIEQIFDGKSTGLGVDPQQPLFRSRTYSITEELAVDGAYLRLAQSVQSRDGISLPLTEPLESLLAMADGATSIQLVDRLVEHGQSRDMAHSMVHEAVSYGFLVPHSDDSLESTGTLNS; this is encoded by the coding sequence GTGATCGGCGGTGGCCCTGGCGGCGCCATGGCGGGAACGCTGCTCGCTGACGCCGGCAAGCAGGTCATCCTTCTCGAGGCGGCGAAGTTCCCCCGGTACCACATCGGCGAGTCGCTCTTGTCCGGCACCGCAGATCTTCTGCAGCGTATCGGCGTACTCAACCGGCTGGAAGACGAGGGATACATCAAGAAACACGGCGTCCAGTGGATCTGGGGTGAGAGCCGCGAACCCTGGACGGTGTACTTCAAGGACGCCCTGGCTATGCCCTACGACTACGGCTACCAGGTCGAACGGGACGCCTTCGACAAGATGCTGCTGGACAACGCCCGGGAGCACGGGGTCGACGTCCGCGAGCAGCACCGGGTGACCGACTTCGCGCTCGACGACGCCGGAGCTCTCGTCACCTACCGCGATGCCGCGGGAGCCACCGCGACGGTACGGGCCCGCTGGATCGTGGATGCATCCGGCCAGGGCGGCACCGTCACCAAGCGGCTACATCAGCAGCAGTGGGACCCGTACCTGAAGAACCTCGCCGTGTGGAGCTACTGGCGAGGCGCCGAGCGACCGCCGGGCCTCGACGCCGGCAACACCTTCCTACCGGCCTTCGACGACGGCTGGTGGTGGTTCATTCCGCTGCGGGACGACATCACCAGCGTCGGTGCCGTCGTCGACAGCGAGGTACTGCACCGGCATCGGGAAGCGGGAATGACGGCGTACTACGCCGACTGCCTGGCCCGAACCCCGGAACTGGCCGAGCGGCTCCGGGACGCCGAAATGGTCGATGAGGTACGGGTCGCCCGCGACTGGTCCTACAGCTACGACCGGTTCGCCGGGGAAGGCTACATCGCCGTCGGGGACGCCGCCTGCTTCATCGATCCGCTGTTCTCGACCGGGGTGCACCTCGCCATGCTCAGCGGCTTCCTGGCCGCTGCCACCGTCAACACCGTGCTGGACAAACGAGAACTGGACCGCAGTCGAGTTCTCGACTTCTACGAGACCGCCTATCGCAAGGAGTTCGCTCGCCTTCGAGCCCAGGTGTACTTTCTCTACGGCGGGCATGGTGCCGACAAGGACTCGTACTTCTGGCACGCCCGCAGTCAGTTCGACGTCCCGGGAATCGCGCCAGAAAAGGCATTCATCTCGCTGATCGCCGGCGCGTTCCAGCACCGATCCTGGTACAGCCGCTATCTACGCCACCTCGACGTGCCGAACGAACTGCGTAGCACTATCGAGCAGATCTTCGACGGCAAGTCGACCGGCTTGGGTGTCGACCCTCAGCAACCGCTGTTCCGCTCGCGGACGTACTCGATCACCGAGGAACTCGCTGTCGATGGCGCGTACCTGCGACTAGCCCAGTCTGTGCAGTCCCGCGACGGTATCTCGCTACCACTGACCGAACCGTTGGAGTCGTTGCTTGCGATGGCCGACGGGGCCACCAGCATCCAGCTTGTCGATCGGCTCGTCGAACACGGACAGAGCCGGGACATGGCCCACAGCATGGTACATGAGGCGGTGAGCTACGGCTTTTTGGTTCCGCACTCCGACGACTCACTGGAATCGACCGGCACCCTCAACAGCTAG